The Ostrea edulis chromosome 1, xbOstEdul1.1, whole genome shotgun sequence genomic sequence acaaaacaaaaagaatctGTTTAATAGTACAGTAGTTGGAccatatgattttatttttttgccATCAAACTCATAAAATTTGTCAGATCCTAGAATCATATATCATGATAAGATATATACCcccaataccccccccccccccctagaaaGCTGTTTACAGTTCTGCATATAGATTTGTCATTGATAATTCAAGTGACACATCacaaaaatcacaaaatgaaGGGGGAaatacagtacatatatatatagtatatgaTAATTACAGGGTATTGAATCAGGGGAAAATTGTTGCACAGTAAACTGGAGCTTGCAAGGTCCACTCCTGCACAACAACTGAGGACATGATAATGTAACatgatatcaatgttatgtaGCAGTCAACCAGGTTTGATtgccagtggccagatagctcagttggtagagcacctgcctgactggagattcagggggcccaggtttgAATTCCAGTCTGGACttttgcattttctcccttcgtgttacatttggtgctgtagaccagccccttgaactgacaggtgaaatgCCTGTCAGTGGATAAAGATCTTATAAGGTGATGTCTTCAAGCTGTGAAgtcatttaaggagggaggaatgtagtggtcaACTGGATTAAATAACTGGTGGTCAGATAGCATTCAGGGGGCATCCTGATTTGATCTGTTGCATTTTCTACCTTCTATTAGAGCctatactgaaatattttatatatcaaGTAGTTTGAAATAATACTACCACTGAGAATAGAAAGAATAGTGTATattgaaattaatatattaaaGTATGATTTTGTTCTACtgatgtatttcaatttcattacgTAACCAATAACTGCTTCATTACCAGAATAAGGACACTCTACTGAATTACCTGGATTCCCTGGAGGATGGTGAATTATTTTGTGACCCGGACTTCAATGCTGACAGATTCGCACTCTTCTACAGTGACAGGGATGCATCCAGTTTCCAATGGAAACGGCCTACGGTTACTTGACaattttacttttttaattAACTTTTTCAGTGATTGTTAAATCATCTATTGCtactttgaaatttaaaaaggtaatcttaattttaaaattattagtAGACCAGAAttgattcatgtttgttcaagtagttttaaaaaaaatatatagagtataatctgtctaaaccggctatgtgtggttgtaaagaaattggccggtttgcacagagtccggagtgcagaatgttgacaagaatgagagttgcttcccttgtattcactatctatgcatacgtgtgtaatgattgctaacgttttattatatcacaaaagaattcaaaatgtaaaaatataaatgttagtgttttattgtcgtgctcatttgaaaaagtttcaatttttattaaacagtttaaaatcttgGAATTATTCacgcaattttctgttggtaaattgtcaaTTTCGTCTGCATCATtgccgttatcaagtgctacattatgtacgttcgtcaagtttgtgttgtgttggtctaaaatttgtcttttccagctttcattgtaaatgtatctctttcaactgtctcaatttgtgaaacagaaactgatgtaatgccgagtgatcgaccggacatggcgagttgtgctaactaactgcatatcatcactgtctgactcgccgtagagttccgagaagtccacgaggggaaaccctgcttttggaaaacataactggattgttgccgattttgtttcattccaagaatatattgaatttatcgaaaaattgaactttgtcttttaatgtcagttctcatctctgtcgttagggggaaggtgccattacctcgtgcgtggtgctgtcataattgaaaggtacaccccctaaaaatcaggttttattttaaactgattgcgactcatcgccagttgcactcttttacttacctgtggcttcccttgagacaccctttgtgtacaccgcaTGTGATCGACtgaataccgacaggttggtcatcgtggggtggtTGGTTTAAATacgataattagagctaattacgagcagttgggaccttgagtacaccgaatacaattagggtggtgtatcatcgagcGGCCGGTTTaaacaggataattaaagttaattgatagcagttgggactgtgtaagccggccgatatacagagTACGCAGTATacggagtacagggaattattaaaaatggatttgttaaagaaatgtcagggactatattttgtggccggaattgacagagcgccggagtactcagaggccggtttggacaaattatactgtatatcaTAGCCCCCAAGGGCTCCTGGGTCATGGTTTCTTTGttgtcattttgttttttcttgGAAAGGGGGATGAGTTACACTTTCAGAAGTTTCCATATAAGATTTAAACAAATGATCAGTCATTTACAAAAGTTATCCCTGTATCATGGCTTATGAtatcataaattaatgataaaaaaaaatctgagcAGGCAATATTGTAAAAATCTAAAGCAGCTACTATTGGCTGCTAAGCACCCACTCTGCTGCATAGAAGAAAATCTGTAAGCAAATTAGATCATGAGCATCCGCATTTTTATCTTGATTAATTTTTCACATTGTGTTTAGGACTTGGTGGAGGAGTGGCAGACCCCCCAGTTGATGGTGGATGGTGTTACCAGGGACGATATCAAGCAAGGCATTCTGGGAGATTGCTGGTTCCTGTCAGCATGTGCAGCAGTGTCTCAGAAAAAAGAGTACATGAAAAAGGTTTGAATGACAGAGAAACAAACTATGAGTATATGTACAAGTATATGATAGAGTATATACTGACAGACATTTCACAGACATGCTTACCAGTGTCTTTAAGGATGAATTACACATTGTTGTAATGGCCAACTTCCTTCCAAACCATagaatgaaaaatgaatattagtaACATATAAATTGTCCttttaaacttataaaattgCATGCCTAGTCGACTAGCTTAGTCATGTTAGTGGGTTAATGTGTAACAACCAATCTGTTGATAGTGAGTTTAAATCTGTCATTGGTTTAGTATTTTTCCCACTTACTTAAATTTCTACTAAAACAGCATTTTTTCacagtttttaattttaaagtttgcACATATCCTTCACTCTCCATTCATAATGATTTTCTTTGGTATACGATATTCATTCTTGTAATATCattaaattaaatgaaatttagatttagtgtcaaaatattttttttagtttataaGCATTGTTCAGTACAGCATGTTGAATATGCATCATAAAGTGTGAAATTAATGATCAGAAGTAGTCGTGACAAACATCAAAAACACATTGAAAACTATAAATATAATCAGAGCTATTTCAATACAAgtggtacaatatacatatattatatagtgcatgtttaaattcataataatgtatattttaatttgaGTAGATTGTGCCTTCTGACCAGCCTTTGTGTGGGCCCGGTTATAAGGGAATGGTGAATTTCCGTTTTTGGAGATTCGGAGAGTGGGTGGATGTGTACATTGATGATCGCCTACCCACCGTGAACGGGAAGTTGGTGTACGGCAGATGTACAGAACCCCAGGAATTCTGGGTAGCTCTCATTGAGAAAGCATATGCAAAGTAAGTACACATCCTTTACTGCACAAATGTTATTTTTTACACAGAACTTTGAACATGATATACAAGCTTTTTTTCGTTGAACAATGACTTGAATGAACCTTTGTCAAAGGAAATTTAAAGCAAAGAGCTACCATTGTTTATAAATTGACCTATTGTATCAGGTTACATGGATCGTATGAGGCCATCGAGGGGGGACAAGCAATGGATGCTTTAGTGGACTTGACTGGTGGCATTCCTCAATTATACGAAATACAAGACAAAGATCCATTTCTCTTCAGAATGATAGGGAAAGCTCAACAAAAGGGGGCATTTATCACTTGTTCTAGAAAGGTAGAATTGAAACATCATTTGTGTGTCTAATCTCTACGTCAAGAAAAATGTTAAGAAAGCACTTATATTTTAGCAGGATTGAGATGCCTATCATTAATTGGTATAAAGTTATGAATATGTTCAACTAAACATTTGAGTGTTTCTTTTTTCAGGGGAATTGGAAATTAAGCACAAAAGCAGACCCTAACGGTTTGGTGTCTGGTCATGCTTATACTGTAACTGAGGTCAGGAAGGTGGGTATAATCACTGCTTattcttttattctaaatgtatattgaaatatttttgtgaaacttaacaaaaattgaatttggtAAGTACCATTTGATAATGTCAACATCACAAATTgatttaaatgtatgtatattgttaagaaataaaatttagcATTACTAGATCATTTGAGTACCTAGAAGTTCGTTCTACTTTTTTGCATATTATTGATGTATCAATCAatccaaatatgaaatacatcATTAGGAAACATATTTTGTGAGATAAATTCGGGATAATTTTGTTGTGTCTGACCATATCACAGATACTGCACATGAGATAATTTTGTTGTGTCTGGTACAGATACAGCACATGAGATAATTTTGTTGTGTCTGGTACAGATACAGCACATGAAATAATTTTGTTGTGTCTGGTACAGATACTGCACATGAGATAATTTTGTTGTGTCTGGTACAGATACTGCACATGAGATAATTTTGTTGTGTCTGGTACAGATACAGCACATGAGATAATTTTGTTGTGTCTGGTACAGATACTGCACATGAGATAATTTTGTTGTGTCTGGTACAGATACAGCACATGAAATAATTTTGTTGTGTCTGGTACAGATACTGCACATGAGATAATTTTGTTGTGTCTGGTACAGATACTGCACATGAGATAATTTTGTTGTGTCTGTTACAGATACAGCACATGAGATAATTTGTTGTGTCTGTTACAGATACAGCACATGAGATAATTTTGTTGTGTCTGGTACAGATACTGCACAATAGATAATTTTGTTGTGTCTGTTACAGATACAGCACATGAGATAATTTGTTGTGTCTGTTACAGATACAGCACATGATATAATTTGTTGTGTCGATCTGTTACAGGTACAGCACATGAGATAATTTTGTTGTGTCTGGTACAgatacaggggatgcttactcctcctaggcacctgatcccacctctggtgtgtccaggggtccgtgtttgcccaactatctattttgtattgcttgtaggagttatgagattgatcactgttcattatcttcacctttcatacagcaCATGGGATAATTTTGTTGTGTCTGGTACAGATACAGCACATGAGATAATTTTGTTGTGTCTTGTACAGATACTGCACGTGAGATAATTTGTTGTGTCTGGTACAGATACAGCAAATAAGAGAAATTTGTTGTGCCTGCAGGTACAGATACTGCACATGAGATAATTTTGTTGTGTCTGGTACAGATACTGCACATGAGATAATTTTGTTGTGTCTGGTACAGATCCAGCAAATAAGATAAATTTGTTGTGCCACGATACAGATTCAgcatgtaaaataattttgattgttACAGAttaaacatgtgaaataagtTTATTTTGTTATAGAGCCAGCATGTGagattattttgttttcttatcaATTCAGCATGTgagattattttgttttgttatagaTTCAGCTTGTGatgtaattttgtttcattacaGATTCAGCATGTGAGAGGAGAAGATAAATTGGTCAGAGTTAGAAATCCATGGGGAGATAACAATGAATGGAAGGGCTCCTGGAGTGACAGGTCTGTTTTTATCTAATCCTGTAAATTCCTTGTACTGCACACAGATCTGAAATCACTCCAATCAATCTCATCAGATTTTGAATTCCATTTTAAAATCAGTTTTTATTTCCATTCTGTGTAAAAGTTATATTACTCTTATTGTCACTGTGGTACAAACTTTTACAAAAGCTGTGAAAGTAAAAGAGTGGCAAATTTAAACACTAAGATATCAATAAGTGGTAGTATATGcatacagtgcttatatatatgtaagtttGGATTGTAGCAGTGTCAGTTGTATGGTGTAATTGTGTTATGTGATATTGGTTAGTGTTTAGATTTtgataatgtttattttatttaaacatgTGTTATGGAGTAGCGCAGATGTATATCAAAGTATTTCATACAAAAAACATTTATGCACCATTCTTTCTATTGCCATTGGTATGAAAAGTCATATGCATGTAAATAGCAAAAATCAAGGCAATCCAGATATCTAGATGCTTCACTTAATATCTGGAGGATTTGACTGGGAACCGAAATGTCCAGATGATGAGGCTCTTCACTGTATACCTTAATACATTTCTAATGATGTGAATACAGAGAGGTCAGCTGACTGCAATAAAATGCAGTCATAGCAAAGCTTCAGAGGCATCTAATTTGATGTGTTTCTGCgtaattcattatattcaacaattttttccACTATTCTGCTTACCATGGGGAATGAAATGACTGTTCTGAATGTGAGTTCATTATAGGTATGTTTGTTATTAGCTTGCTATGCTGTATGGAGGAAAGACAAGCTCTGTCTAGCATATTCTCTCAGTAACTGAGAATTAGGTGTGGCCTAATCAGTAACTGAGAAGTAGGCGTGGCCTAATCAGTATCTGAGAAGTAGGCATGGTCTAATCAGTAACTGAGAATTAGGCGTGGCCTAATCAGTATCTGAGAAGTAGGCGTGGCCTAATCACTAACTGAGAAGTAGGCATGGCCTAATCAGCAGTGTTATTTACCTAGAGTGCCCAGGATCAGGAGGGCAGCAATTGCAATGTTCACACAATGACTGAATATGTATGAAGATTAGTGTCAGATGTGGAAATACAcaagaaatcaatttttttttacagactATGTGCTGAATATTCTGTTTAGAATTGGCATGTATTATGTCAGTGCATATGCAGGatgcatcaaatgaaataattttaaaggtACAAAAAGGATTTCCCATGCACTGCATTAGGATAATTTTGCATTCTTCATGAAAACTTTGAAACAGAAGAATTCATTACCTGTATGTTGGTATCATCTGtctttatgtaaaattttatggTATCCTTTTAAAGTTATTAGACTAAAATTTCAGGCATTTAAGACATTCCATTTCAAGAAGAGCTAACCTAAGGTAGCCTTAGCGTCTGCAGTGAAATTGTTTTAGGCACACTTGTGAATGTTCTTTGTCcctaaaaaaattatttgaaaaataaaatggaaaCGACAGGATGCCTGTTTAGTTCTATCctattgttttgtgtttgtatGTCAGatgaatatacatttacattcttCTCTCCCAGTGATGTGAACTGGACATGGGTGGATGATCAAACTAAGCAGGAGATTGGCCTCCAGGCGAAGGACGATGGCGAGTTCTGGATGTCCTACAGGGATTTCTGTAAACAGTTCCAAGAGTTGACTATTTGTCAGTGCATTCCCGAGGGTGACAGAACAGAGGAGAGTGTTGGTAAGTTGATATGTTAACTTGTATGAATGGTGCTCGTACAGCAGTTTTTCCACACATTTTGCCTTCACATTGAATAGGACAATTCAAAACTGGGACAATTTAAATTTACTCATTGCCCTAAAGCAGTAATTAGCGGTTTTTGAAAAGTGGACAAAAAGTTTTTCAACGATAGCAGGAGAAGTCAggactcgaaattaacatatgcccgtcagtctgtgactggttaaaagtctgtcggactgactgacatttgtttttgtcagtccgatgggactggttaattttctaaagcatcattttggaaaatatacttttgaaattttatacacacatttggcatgcttcgatctgaagatatcagacgaatctgattcgtaaatataaatcccacatttaagtgttacaatattgtccgaggcatattgagttaaatttcattttgataacattaacgaaagatgtttaattatttctggaaaactctgttggactggtaaattcttctgcggactggttgaaattataccccatcattccagctggactggtgacataaaaagttagcttcaagccctggaAGTTGTACTCAGGAGAACTCATACCCaaaatttgggtacgagttctcctggagaagtcGTACTCGGGTACCAGAGAAGCCGTACTCGGGTACCAGAGAAGCCGTACCCATCAATATCTGGGTACAAGTTCTcttggagaaaaactttgtcattttaccaaatagaaatgtgggtaTGAGTTCTCTTAGAAAAAAACTTTTtcaattgtattataaaaatctgggtatgagttctcctggagaaaaaactGTCATTTTATCATATAGAAATCTGGGTACAAGTTCTTCCGgagaaaaaactttgtcattttatcggataaatctgggtacgagttctcctgcagaaaaactttgtcatttctgtcataaaaatctgggtacgagttctcctggagaaaaaaaccttatcattttattaaatggattcTCCTGGAGAAAACCTATGTCTATTCTGCTATAAATCTGGGTAGGAGTTTTCCTGGAGAAAACTATCATTTTATCAAAGAgattctcctggagaaaaaaacctgtcattttatcaaatggAAATCTGGGTaagagttctcctggagaaaaactttttCATGATATACCGGTAGTAAtcgaaattttgatacaagtttATCTCATTAAGAATTGTGCCATTTTAGGTATTGAAATCTGGGTATGATTTATCATTGAAAAAATTGAGAATTTCATACATTATGTACATAATTTACTATGAACATGCTTTTCAATTCAATAAAGAAAGtaaatattatacaatgatcatacttatttgttgttgtttttttcatttgcattgctGTTTGGCATGAGACGATTATTAGTTTAATTATTGCAAATTTTAAACCTCCAACATTATATTTTTATAGCGTACCTCTATTTTCTGGTACATTGTACGTGCACGTCGAGGAAAAcgcgtacccagatttttatgacagaaatgacaaagtttttctccaggagaactcgtacccagatttttatgacagcaataacaaagtttttatacgcccacATAAAAATGCGGGCGCATTATTCTATACCGCTGCCTTCCGTCTGTCCCTTTaactttgtcttcgcaactcctcctaaaccctttgggggattttgatgaaacttggtacaaagaaagatcacaatgtggagatgtgcatattgtaaggggaatgctgtccaatgTTTCTTAAAGGAGTTGTGGCCTTGGACTTTATTTTgttctattcaaaatactttatCTTcacaactcctcctaaaccttttgggggattttgatgaaatttaatacaaagaaagatcacaatgtggaaaTGTGcttattacaaggggaatgctaCACCACAATTATTGAAGGAGTTAGGGCCCttgtgggtacgagttctcctgtaGAAAAACTATGTCATTGCAgtcataaaaatctgggtacgagttcttcAGAAAAATAGGGCACTGCTAAACCGGAACATGATACGCCCGCATACATTATTGACCCAGGAATTTGAACAAGTAAGAAAGGATTACTAGTAACCACAAAAGGATTTCGTCAGAGttgcaataacaatgtattttgcattaaacaaatctaagtccaagggctgtaactccttcaaaaatattGGGACAACATTCCCCTtttaatatgcacatctacacattgtgatcttccttTGTCCTaggtttcatcaaaatcccccaaaaGGGTTAGGAAgagttgcgaagacaaggtacttgcataaaataaatttaagtccaagggccctaactccttcaaactatttttgaaatatagtttGAAGGAGTTAGGGCCCTGCAATGACatagtttttctccaggagaactcgtacccacattTCCATTtggtaaaatgacaaagtttttttcCAGGAGAACTTGTACCCAGATATTGATGGGTACGCCTTCTCTTGGAAaaactcgtacccaaatttctGGGTACGACTTTTCCTGGGTACGAGTCTTCCAGAAGTCTTTTTAATGCATCTGGGTGAAAATAACACTTGGCAAAAATTTTTCCAGTACTGTAAAATCAGTCAGTTTTGTTGAGGctcaatttttgtggatttcaAATCACGATGAAATGCACAATCAATGTATCTTTGTATGGTAATAATATCCACAAAATATTACCGTACATCCCAaggaaactgtaaaatctcagcaatccacgaaaattgagccccACAAATTTGAATTATTCCACAGTATACAGTCAACTCCATGAAATACACAAACTTTCATTCCAAATGAAATCTTCTACTTTTACATTGTATTGAAAACGAAAATTATACTGTATGatgaacaaataaaaaaattatattgagcCGTGGGATAAACAGACATAAAAACATTATAAGATTTCATATTACTGAACGTCTgtgtaattgtttacaaaaacaGATAAGTGTAGATTTTGTATGAATTTTTGCAGGATGTTTTGTCTGTGTGAAGGGAAGCTGGGAGTGTGATAGAAGTGCAGGTGGAAGCAGAAATGACCTTCATAAGTTTGCCACAAACCCTCAGTACTCACTAATACTTCCAGAAGCAGGTCAGTTTGCAGCCATTGGGCATGTATGATTTGATTgttatagttttaaaaataatgtttgGAGGAGATCTTTATTCATGCTTGGAGAATTTTCTCTCTTTGTTATACCACCCATGATGAAGttaaagaagggggggggggtattagaACAGTTCAAATTCATTTACTCTTAACTTTTTAATAAGtcccccaaacttcgtttggagACTCATTGTTTTTGCTTAGTTCTTATTATTCTTCCGCTTCTTCTTTCTCATGCGTAGAAATGTCCACAGCCATTCTTTGTAACCTGTCAAAGAAattattagattgattgattggatattgtttaacgttcctctcaagaatatttcactcatgtggagatgtcaccactgccggtgaaggactgcagaatttaggcctatgctcggctcttatggccattgagaagggagggatttttattgtgccacatctgctgtgatgcaggaccttggtttttgcagtctcatccatttagtcacctcttacgacaagcaagggggtactgaggacctattctaacccagatcccc encodes the following:
- the LOC125659017 gene encoding calpain-B-like, producing the protein MGSNPSKQKVKRSQSAAEVRPLANGHVPPRRTVSTLSRVTESMGIEKKSAEQPDVEFPQEEYKDGKLGITNKDTLLNYLDSLEDGELFCDPDFNADRFALFYSDRDASSFQWKRPTDLVEEWQTPQLMVDGVTRDDIKQGILGDCWFLSACAAVSQKKEYMKKIVPSDQPLCGPGYKGMVNFRFWRFGEWVDVYIDDRLPTVNGKLVYGRCTEPQEFWVALIEKAYAKLHGSYEAIEGGQAMDALVDLTGGIPQLYEIQDKDPFLFRMIGKAQQKGAFITCSRKGNWKLSTKADPNGLVSGHAYTVTEVRKIQHVRGEDKLVRVRNPWGDNNEWKGSWSDSDVNWTWVDDQTKQEIGLQAKDDGEFWMSYRDFCKQFQELTICQCIPEGDRTEESVGCFVCVKGSWECDRSAGGSRNDLHKFATNPQYSLILPEADDFDPKRDDPDLEGLCSIVISLMQEHRQSTRNVKVKKLQIAFFLYKTEESGKRLSAQHFRYQPDKAKSGVYINYREVSQQFELEPGHYILIPSTFQHNEPADYMMRVFGEKKFTLEGPLDE